A region of Candidatus Eremiobacterota bacterium DNA encodes the following proteins:
- the hpt gene encoding hypoxanthine phosphoribosyltransferase, translating to MQQTLPPGIEQVIFSAEEIAAANRRTAEAIARDYAGRSLVLIGVLKGALFATADLARALAEAPGGPTDVQLDFIAVSSYGNAHRSSGEVRLIQDTTHAIEGRHVVIVEDIIDNGHTLHYLRAMLAAREPASVRAAVLLDKPYHRAVDVAVDYVGLTCPDEFVVGYGLDYQERYRTLPYLAKLRPEVLPAPGHHSDARHVLPSNVLREER from the coding sequence ATGCAGCAGACGCTCCCGCCCGGGATCGAGCAGGTCATCTTCAGCGCCGAGGAGATCGCCGCCGCGAACCGCCGGACGGCCGAGGCGATCGCGCGCGACTACGCCGGCCGCTCGCTGGTGCTGATCGGGGTCCTCAAAGGCGCCCTCTTCGCGACCGCCGATCTGGCTCGGGCGCTCGCCGAGGCTCCCGGCGGCCCGACCGACGTCCAGCTCGACTTCATCGCCGTTTCGTCCTACGGGAACGCCCACCGCTCGAGCGGCGAGGTGCGGCTCATCCAGGACACCACCCACGCGATCGAGGGCCGGCACGTGGTGATCGTCGAGGACATCATCGACAACGGCCACACGCTGCACTACCTGCGCGCGATGCTGGCCGCGCGTGAGCCGGCCTCGGTCCGAGCGGCCGTTCTGCTCGACAAGCCGTACCACCGGGCGGTCGACGTGGCGGTCGATTACGTGGGATTGACGTGCCCCGACGAGTTCGTCGTAGGGTACGGGCTCGACTACCAGGAACGCTACCGGACCCTCCCCTATCTCGCGAAGCTCCGGCCGGAGGTGCTCCCCGCTCCAGGCCACCATTCAGACGCGAGACATGTTCTACCGAGTAACGTTCTAAGGGAAGAACGGTAA